Genomic DNA from Carnobacterium divergens DSM 20623:
GCTGATTTTATGGGAATGGGCAGTATTATTGGCGCGTTCTTTGCTGGAATCGCCATTTCGCAAACACCTTACAAGCACAAAATTGAAAAGAAAATCGAACCTATTGGGTACGCTGTGTTTATTCCAGTCTTCTTTGTTAGTATTGGATTAAATATGGACTTTTCAGGTTTTGGTGAACAATGGCTCTTCATTCTATTATTGACAGTCGTAGCTGTTTTAACGAAACAATTTGGTGGCGCGATTGGTGCAAGAGTGACAGGGTTCAATTGGAAATCTGCCGCAGTAATCGGTGCAGGAATGGTGTCGCGAGGTGAGATGGCATTGATTATAGCCAAATTAGGCTTAGAATCTAATCTATTAACAGAAGAGTTCTATTCTTCAATTATTGTGGTGATCATCGCAACAACTGTCATCGCTCCGTTTATTCTCAAATATACCATTACAAAGCAAGACGAGTCTTTAAAACTGAATTAAGCAAGTGCCCCTCAGCCAATAATGATTGAGGGGTTTTTTAGTAGGTTTATTCTAGAAGTTACAAGCTTTAGGATTTATGCTAAAATAAGAGAAGGATTTTAGAAGAGAGGAAGAACAAAATGGCTGAAAATAATGATGCAACAATTTTAACCTTACTAAAAAAAGAATTAAAAATTTATAGCGATAAACAAATGAAAACTGTTTTAGATTTACTAGAGGAAGGAAATACCGTTCCTTTTATTGCCCGTTACCGTAAAGAGATGACCGGGAGCCTAGATGAAGTCCAAATTCGTGAAATTGAAGATCGTTACCATTATTTACAAAACTTAGAAAAAAGAAAAGGCGAAGTTTTGCGGATAATAGAAGAACAAGGGAAATTAACTCCTGAGTTAAGAAAATCAATCGAAACAGCAGCTAAGATGCAATTAGTAGAAGATTTGTATCGTCCATACAAACAAAAGCGCCGCACGAAGGCAACCATTGCTAAAGAAAAAGGACTAGAACCACTTGCTGAATGGTTAATGACATTCCCTACAGGTGTTGACATTAAAGCAGAAGCTGCTCGTTATGTAAATTCAGAAAAAGAAGTTGCATCTCCAGAAGAAGCATTAGCAGGTGTCCATGAGATTTTAGCTGAAAAAATTAGTGATGAACCAAAATACCGCACATGGATTCGTGGCTTTACAAATAAAAATGGTTTCATTAAAACAACAGTTAAAAACAAAGAAAAAGATGAAAAAGAAGTCTATGAAATGTATTATGACTTCCAAGAGCCAATTTCAAAATTGGTATCACATCGCATTTTAGCCTTTAATCGTGGTGAAAAAGAAGACATTCTAAAAGTGAATTTAGTTGTAGATGAAGAGCGTATTACTAAATACCTAAGCCGTGAAATTATTGAAAACGAAGATTCAGCAGCAGTTCCATACGTAACAGCAGCTTTTGAAGATAGCTACAAACGTTTTATTGGCCCATCAATTGAGCGAGAAATTCGTGGTGAGTTAACAGAACGTGCAGACGAACAAGCCATTCATATTTTTGGTGAGAACCTGCGTAATTTGCTACTACAAGCACCTTTAAAAGGCAAAATGGTCTTAGGACTTGACCCCGCTTATCGGACAGGCTGTAAGTTAGCTGTGATTGATCCAACAGGAAAAGTCATTGCTATTGATGTGATTTATCCTCATAAGCCAGCTGGTGAAAAACCAAGAAAAGAAGCGGCTGTTAAGTTTAAAGAAATGATTAAAAAATATGGCATTGAAATGATCGCAATAGGGAATGGAACGGCTAGTCGTGAGTCTGAACAATTTGTTGTGGATAATTTAAAAGAAATCGACGACGACGTTTATTATGTTATTGTAAATGAAGCAGGGGCTTCTGTTTATTCAGCAAGTGATTTGGCACGTAGCGAATTTCCTGATCTACAGGTGGAACAAAGAAGTGCAGTTAGTATTGCTCGTCGTCTACAAGATCCACTAGCAGAATTAGTGAAAATCGATCCTAAAGCCGTTGGTGTGGGACAATATCAACATGATGTTTCGCAAAAACGTTTAGAAGAGCGTCTTGAATTTGTTGTTGAAACAGCCGTTAACCAAGTAGGTGTTAACGTAAATACAGCAAGCGCGCCACTGCTACAACATGTAGCCGGTTTAAATAAAACAACTGCGACTAATGTCGTTGCGTACCGTGATGAAAATGGCCGCTTTGATAGTCGTGCTGCTCTTAAAAAAGTTCCTCGTTTAGGACCAAAAGCATACGAACAAGCCGTTGGGTTTATGCGGATTGTGGATGGGAAGAATATCTTAGACAACACAGGGATTCACCCTGAAACGTATAAAGAAGCAAAAGAAATTTTAGCGTTAGCAGATTTGACGTTAGCAGATGTTGGTAGTCTGAAAGCTAAAGAAGCATTGGCTCAATTGTCGTTGAATCAGCTTAGCGAACAAACTAAATTAGGAAAAGAAACTTTAAAAGATATGATCGATGCTTTATCTCGACCAGGACGTGATTTACGTGATGAATTGCCAGCACCTTTATTGCGCAAAGACGTGTTAACTATGGAAGACTTAAAAGCCGGTATGGAGCTTGAAGGAACGGTACGTAACGTTGTGGATTTCGGAGCGTTTGTGGATATCGGAGTTAAGCAAGATGGGATGGTTCATATTTCTAAACTAAGCAATAAATTTATTAAACACCCAACAGATGCTGTTGCTGTAGGAGATGTTGTGACAGTCTGGGTTGATTCAATTGACTTAAAAAAAGGCCGAATCGCTTTAACGATGTTGCCTCCAGAAAAAAAATAAGTTAAAGATGTTCACCGACAAAGAGTGTGTTGGTGAGCATTTTCATTTATAGGTAAAGGATTGGATTAAAATGAATCAAAAAGAATTGCAACTACTTGTTGAAAGTATTTCAATCAAAGACTTTCAGCGACCTTTTAATCATCAAGCAACCTTTAATTCACGTTTAAAAACAACGGGTGGACGGTACCATTTAAACACCCATCATTTAGATTTTAACTTAAAAGTATTGGAAACTTTTGGTATGGAGGAATTTATTGGGGTTGTAAAGCATGAACTGTGTCACTATCATTTGCATTTAAGTGGTGGCGGTTATCAGCATAAAGATGCTGATTTTAAAAGATTGCTAAAGCAAGTTGGCGGCAGCCGTTATGTTCAGTCCTTAAAACCAAAGGATCAAAAGCAAGCTTACTGGGTGTATCAGTGCCAACAGTGCAAAAATTCGCTTTATCGAAAAAGACGCTTTAATACCGCACGTTATGTGTGTGGTCAATGTAAGGGGAAATTAGTTTTAAAAAGC
This window encodes:
- a CDS encoding Tex family protein, which encodes MAENNDATILTLLKKELKIYSDKQMKTVLDLLEEGNTVPFIARYRKEMTGSLDEVQIREIEDRYHYLQNLEKRKGEVLRIIEEQGKLTPELRKSIETAAKMQLVEDLYRPYKQKRRTKATIAKEKGLEPLAEWLMTFPTGVDIKAEAARYVNSEKEVASPEEALAGVHEILAEKISDEPKYRTWIRGFTNKNGFIKTTVKNKEKDEKEVYEMYYDFQEPISKLVSHRILAFNRGEKEDILKVNLVVDEERITKYLSREIIENEDSAAVPYVTAAFEDSYKRFIGPSIEREIRGELTERADEQAIHIFGENLRNLLLQAPLKGKMVLGLDPAYRTGCKLAVIDPTGKVIAIDVIYPHKPAGEKPRKEAAVKFKEMIKKYGIEMIAIGNGTASRESEQFVVDNLKEIDDDVYYVIVNEAGASVYSASDLARSEFPDLQVEQRSAVSIARRLQDPLAELVKIDPKAVGVGQYQHDVSQKRLEERLEFVVETAVNQVGVNVNTASAPLLQHVAGLNKTTATNVVAYRDENGRFDSRAALKKVPRLGPKAYEQAVGFMRIVDGKNILDNTGIHPETYKEAKEILALADLTLADVGSLKAKEALAQLSLNQLSEQTKLGKETLKDMIDALSRPGRDLRDELPAPLLRKDVLTMEDLKAGMELEGTVRNVVDFGAFVDIGVKQDGMVHISKLSNKFIKHPTDAVAVGDVVTVWVDSIDLKKGRIALTMLPPEKK
- a CDS encoding SprT family protein; this encodes MNQKELQLLVESISIKDFQRPFNHQATFNSRLKTTGGRYHLNTHHLDFNLKVLETFGMEEFIGVVKHELCHYHLHLSGGGYQHKDADFKRLLKQVGGSRYVQSLKPKDQKQAYWVYQCQQCKNSLYRKRRFNTARYVCGQCKGKLVLKSERVEM